One window of Nymphaea colorata isolate Beijing-Zhang1983 chromosome 1, ASM883128v2, whole genome shotgun sequence genomic DNA carries:
- the LOC116246496 gene encoding homeobox-DDT domain protein RLT1 isoform X3 has product MGKVGTPLCTTSETCDMGSEEEKVSPVKSKKRTLKTASQIEALEKFYDEHKYPSEPMKAQLAEKLGLSEKQVQGWFCHRRSKDKKLSDEEHTIRKNELQSSVNDCASGVRHDSCSSSRQGEHFYDFKEVESQRFQSQAYPCSGSDLRKRYLLARNFSVVDDTSSGSSSASQDKLDPDKYLYGMKNVRYSSTDHGYENMNIKDKPRVEYMPVLDALYMDEASEHPSILAVKTKLGKMYRMDGPPLGTEFQPIPPCAFDSPLRDNGHEPYYMGDSIQQSSQRMPRSRTDCHAGRVDEFSDSEASEFISNESEAWSAGGMRGMPITNPGYHDHSYSGNVNKKRSSFLQIHPHKVFANMAEDEVNSTRKLKKEKLHERPRINRENDSPAILSSNLVRRKKNGGKIRKQVTTQKTGAALGQQRIKPVKGFTGDIPTSFSEDEAEYTGSSVER; this is encoded by the exons ATGGGAAAAGTGGGGACTCCCCTCTGCACAACTTCCG AAACATGTGATATGGGATCTGAAGAGGAAAAAGTCTCTCCTGTGAAGAGCAAGAAAAGAACATTGAAGACTGCATCTCAAATCGAAGCACTAGAAAAATTTTATGATG AACATAAGTATCCATCGGAGCCTATGAAAGCACAGCTTGCAGAAAAATTGGGTTTGTCTGAGAAGCAAGTTCAAGGATGGTTTTGCCATAGAAGGTCAAAGGACAAGAAGCTATCGGATGAAGAACACACAATTAGGAAAAATGAACTCCAAAGTAGTGTGAATGATTGTGCTAGTGGTGTTAGGCATGACTCTTGCAGCAGCTCAAGGCAAGGAGAACACTTTTATGATTTCAAAGAGGTGGAAAGTCAGAGGTTCCAAAGCCAGGCATATCCATGTTCAGGTTCAGATCTTAGAAAGCGATATTTGCTTGCAAGAAATTTTAGTGTTGTGGATGATACATCTTCAGGAAGCAGCTCAGCATCACAAGATAAGTTGGACCCTGATAAGTATCTTTATGGCATGAAAAACGTGAGATATTCTTCTACAGATCATGGGTATGAAAACATGAACATAAAGGATAAACCAAGAGTGGAGTATATGCCAGTTTTGGATGCTCTCTATATGGATGAAGCAAGTGAACACCCTTCAATTCTAGCAGTCAAAACTAAACTTGGAAAGATGTACCGCATGGATGGACCACCACTTGGCACTGAGTTCCAACCAATCCCTCCTTGTGCCTTTGATTCACCATTGAGAGACAATGGACATG AGCCATATTATATGGGTGATTCTATCCAGCAGAGTTCCCAGAGAATGCCAAGATCAAGGACTGATTGTCATGCTGGTAGG GTGGATGAATTTTCTGATAGTGAAGCATCAGAATTTATCAGCAATGAGTCAGAAGCCTGGTCAGCAGGTGGCATGAGAGGGATGCCTATTACCAATCCAGGTTACCATGACCATTCTTACAGTGGTaatgtcaataaaaaaagatCATCCTTCCTTCAGATCCATCCTCACAAGGTCTTCGCGAATATGGCAGAGGATGAAGTGAACTCCACAAGAAAATTGAAG AAAGAAAAGCTGCATGAAAGACCCAGAATCAACAGAGAAAATGACTCCCCTGCTATATTAAGTTCAAATCTTGTGAGacgaaaaaaaaat GGTGGGAAAATCCGTAAACAAGTGACTACACAAAAAACCGGTGCTGCTTTGGGTCAACAGAGAATAAAGCCAGTAAAAGG GTTTACGGGTGATATACCAACCAGCTTTAGTGAGGATGAAGCAGAATATACTGGCTCTTCTGTTGAAAGATAG
- the LOC116246496 gene encoding homeobox-DDT domain protein RLT1 isoform X1 yields MGKVGTPLCTTSETCDMGSEEEKVSPVKSKKRTLKTASQIEALEKFYDEHKYPSEPMKAQLAEKLGLSEKQVQGWFCHRRSKDKKLSDEEHTIRKNELQSSVNDCASGVRHDSCSSSRQGEHFYDFKEVESQRFQSQAYPCSGSDLRKRYLLARNFSVVDDTSSGSSSASQDKLDPDKYLYGMKNVRYSSTDHGYENMNIKDKPRVEYMPVLDALYMDEASEHPSILAVKTKLGKMYRMDGPPLGTEFQPIPPCAFDSPLRDNGHEPYYMGDSIQQSSQRMPRSRTDCHAGRIHVRAGNAFHSSDSCLRESGHMETLPSLFLQKYACDAPMWNPANQFNQMPDLHPEKQVDEFSDSEASEFISNESEAWSAGGMRGMPITNPGYHDHSYSGNVNKKRSSFLQIHPHKVFANMAEDEVNSTRKLKKEKLHERPRINRENDSPAILSSNLVRRKKNGGKIRKQVTTQKTGAALGQQRIKPVKGFTGDIPTSFSEDEAEYTGSSVER; encoded by the exons ATGGGAAAAGTGGGGACTCCCCTCTGCACAACTTCCG AAACATGTGATATGGGATCTGAAGAGGAAAAAGTCTCTCCTGTGAAGAGCAAGAAAAGAACATTGAAGACTGCATCTCAAATCGAAGCACTAGAAAAATTTTATGATG AACATAAGTATCCATCGGAGCCTATGAAAGCACAGCTTGCAGAAAAATTGGGTTTGTCTGAGAAGCAAGTTCAAGGATGGTTTTGCCATAGAAGGTCAAAGGACAAGAAGCTATCGGATGAAGAACACACAATTAGGAAAAATGAACTCCAAAGTAGTGTGAATGATTGTGCTAGTGGTGTTAGGCATGACTCTTGCAGCAGCTCAAGGCAAGGAGAACACTTTTATGATTTCAAAGAGGTGGAAAGTCAGAGGTTCCAAAGCCAGGCATATCCATGTTCAGGTTCAGATCTTAGAAAGCGATATTTGCTTGCAAGAAATTTTAGTGTTGTGGATGATACATCTTCAGGAAGCAGCTCAGCATCACAAGATAAGTTGGACCCTGATAAGTATCTTTATGGCATGAAAAACGTGAGATATTCTTCTACAGATCATGGGTATGAAAACATGAACATAAAGGATAAACCAAGAGTGGAGTATATGCCAGTTTTGGATGCTCTCTATATGGATGAAGCAAGTGAACACCCTTCAATTCTAGCAGTCAAAACTAAACTTGGAAAGATGTACCGCATGGATGGACCACCACTTGGCACTGAGTTCCAACCAATCCCTCCTTGTGCCTTTGATTCACCATTGAGAGACAATGGACATG AGCCATATTATATGGGTGATTCTATCCAGCAGAGTTCCCAGAGAATGCCAAGATCAAGGACTGATTGTCATGCTGGTAGG ATACATGTAAGAGCTGGGAATGCTTTCCATTCTAGTGATTCATGCTTAAGGGAATCAGGTCACATGGAAACTCTTCCTTCTCTATTCCTCCAAAAGTATGCATGTGATGCTCCAATGTGGAACCCTGCGAATCAATTCAATCAGATGCCTGATCTGCACCCTGAAAAGCAGGTGGATGAATTTTCTGATAGTGAAGCATCAGAATTTATCAGCAATGAGTCAGAAGCCTGGTCAGCAGGTGGCATGAGAGGGATGCCTATTACCAATCCAGGTTACCATGACCATTCTTACAGTGGTaatgtcaataaaaaaagatCATCCTTCCTTCAGATCCATCCTCACAAGGTCTTCGCGAATATGGCAGAGGATGAAGTGAACTCCACAAGAAAATTGAAG AAAGAAAAGCTGCATGAAAGACCCAGAATCAACAGAGAAAATGACTCCCCTGCTATATTAAGTTCAAATCTTGTGAGacgaaaaaaaaat GGTGGGAAAATCCGTAAACAAGTGACTACACAAAAAACCGGTGCTGCTTTGGGTCAACAGAGAATAAAGCCAGTAAAAGG GTTTACGGGTGATATACCAACCAGCTTTAGTGAGGATGAAGCAGAATATACTGGCTCTTCTGTTGAAAGATAG
- the LOC116246496 gene encoding homeobox-DDT domain protein RLT1 isoform X2 — MGKVGTPLCTTSETCDMGSEEEKVSPVKSKKRTLKTASQIEALEKFYDEHKYPSEPMKAQLAEKLGLSEKQVQGWFCHRRSKDKKLSDEEHTIRKNELQSSVNDCASGVRHDSCSSSRQGEHFYDFKEVESQRFQSQAYPCSGSDLRKRYLLARNFSVVDDTSSGSSSASQDKLDPDKYLYGMKNVRYSSTDHGYENMNIKDKPRVEYMPVLDALYMDEASEHPSILAVKTKLGKMYRMDGPPLGTEFQPIPPCAFDSPLRDNGHEPYYMGDSIQQSSQRMPRSRTDCHAGRIHVRAGNAFHSSDSCLRESGHMETLPSLFLQKYACDAPMWNPANQFNQMPDLHPEKQVDEFSDSEASEFISNESEAWSAGGMRGMPITNPGYHDHSYSGNVNKKRSSFLQIHPHKVFANMAEDEVNSTRKLKKEKLHERPRINRENDSPAILSSNLVRRKKNVYG, encoded by the exons ATGGGAAAAGTGGGGACTCCCCTCTGCACAACTTCCG AAACATGTGATATGGGATCTGAAGAGGAAAAAGTCTCTCCTGTGAAGAGCAAGAAAAGAACATTGAAGACTGCATCTCAAATCGAAGCACTAGAAAAATTTTATGATG AACATAAGTATCCATCGGAGCCTATGAAAGCACAGCTTGCAGAAAAATTGGGTTTGTCTGAGAAGCAAGTTCAAGGATGGTTTTGCCATAGAAGGTCAAAGGACAAGAAGCTATCGGATGAAGAACACACAATTAGGAAAAATGAACTCCAAAGTAGTGTGAATGATTGTGCTAGTGGTGTTAGGCATGACTCTTGCAGCAGCTCAAGGCAAGGAGAACACTTTTATGATTTCAAAGAGGTGGAAAGTCAGAGGTTCCAAAGCCAGGCATATCCATGTTCAGGTTCAGATCTTAGAAAGCGATATTTGCTTGCAAGAAATTTTAGTGTTGTGGATGATACATCTTCAGGAAGCAGCTCAGCATCACAAGATAAGTTGGACCCTGATAAGTATCTTTATGGCATGAAAAACGTGAGATATTCTTCTACAGATCATGGGTATGAAAACATGAACATAAAGGATAAACCAAGAGTGGAGTATATGCCAGTTTTGGATGCTCTCTATATGGATGAAGCAAGTGAACACCCTTCAATTCTAGCAGTCAAAACTAAACTTGGAAAGATGTACCGCATGGATGGACCACCACTTGGCACTGAGTTCCAACCAATCCCTCCTTGTGCCTTTGATTCACCATTGAGAGACAATGGACATG AGCCATATTATATGGGTGATTCTATCCAGCAGAGTTCCCAGAGAATGCCAAGATCAAGGACTGATTGTCATGCTGGTAGG ATACATGTAAGAGCTGGGAATGCTTTCCATTCTAGTGATTCATGCTTAAGGGAATCAGGTCACATGGAAACTCTTCCTTCTCTATTCCTCCAAAAGTATGCATGTGATGCTCCAATGTGGAACCCTGCGAATCAATTCAATCAGATGCCTGATCTGCACCCTGAAAAGCAGGTGGATGAATTTTCTGATAGTGAAGCATCAGAATTTATCAGCAATGAGTCAGAAGCCTGGTCAGCAGGTGGCATGAGAGGGATGCCTATTACCAATCCAGGTTACCATGACCATTCTTACAGTGGTaatgtcaataaaaaaagatCATCCTTCCTTCAGATCCATCCTCACAAGGTCTTCGCGAATATGGCAGAGGATGAAGTGAACTCCACAAGAAAATTGAAG AAAGAAAAGCTGCATGAAAGACCCAGAATCAACAGAGAAAATGACTCCCCTGCTATATTAAGTTCAAATCTTGTGAGacgaaaaaaaaat GTTTACGGGTGA